CCGCGAGTTTGGACAACCCTCCCGCAGGTTCAAGAGTAAGGGTGGCTCTTACTGGAATACCGGCTCCTTGTGCCGGTTGAAATAGCCGTCGCCCTTGTAGAAGCTGGCCGGGTAGTCCGGCAGCGGGCCGGAGTCGGGTGGCAGGGGCATGCGCCAGTGGGTTAGATCCTCGGTCTGGGCATAGGAAATTTCGACCGGAGTGCCGCGCTTCACCAGGCGGAAGAATTTCGGAGCCAGGTTCTCGTGCATGCGGATGCTGCCATCCGTGCAGGGATAGTGCTTCAGCCAGCCGGTATGGAAGCCCAGCTTTGGGGCGAATCCGCACCAATAGGGGGTGGGGGAGCCGTTCTTGGTCCGGCGTTTCTCCTGTTTGTCGGTGATCCGGAAATGCCCGCGCGGGGTGGGGGTGGAGGGCGTGCCGACGGAAACGGGCATGGCCAGCAGCATTTCCTGTCCCTCCATCACGTACGCGCGCTGGCGGCGGATGGAGATCTTCACCGTCACGTTGTCCGGGTTTCCGGGAAGTTTCGCCGGGCGGTCATAGTTCTGGTAGGCGGCCAGCCCTGTCCCCGGCTTCTGCATGATGGAGCAGGAGGGCAGCAACCCGGCGGTGAGGCCGAGAGCAAGCAACAGGAGGGATTTCCGGAGGTTCATGCGGTGTCTCAGCAAACGGGGCAGTTGTTGATCTGTTGGAAGAAGTCGTTCCCCTTGTTGTCCACCAGGATGAAGGCAGGGAAGTTTTCGACGGTGATTTTCCAGACCGCCTCCATACCCAGTTCCGGGAAGGCGACGACCTCCTGGCTCTTGATGTGGTCCTGTGCCAGCAGCGCGGCGGGACCACCGGCGGAGCCGAGGTAAAAGCCGCCGTGTTTCTTGCAGGCGTCCGTCACCTGCTTCGAGCGGTTGCCCTTCGCCAGCATGACCATGGAGCCGCCGTGTTCCTGGAACAGATCGACATAGCTGTCCATCCGGCCCGCGGTGGTGGGGCCGAAGGAACCGCTCGCCATGCCCGCGGGCGTCTTCGCCGGTCCGGCGTAGTAGACGGGGTATTTCTTGAAATAGTCCGGCAGTTCCCCGTCCGTTTCCAGGATCTCCTTGAGCTTCGCGTGGGCGATGTCCCGCGCGACGATGATGGTGCCGTTCAGGGAAAGCGCGGTGGTGACGGGGTATTTGGAAAGCGTCTCCAGGGTCTTCTCCATGCCCTCGTCGAGGTCGATGGTGACGCCCTTGAACTTCCAGTCGCGGTATTTCTCCGGAATGAAACGTCCGGGATTCTTCTCCAGCTTTTCGAGGAAGATGCCGTCCTTGGTGATCTTTGCCTTCGCCTGGCGGTCGGCGGAGCAGGAAACGCCAAGGCCGACGGGGCAGGAGGCACCGTGACGGGGCAGGCGGACGACCCGGACATCAAGCGCGAGGTATTTCCCGCCGAACTGCGCGCCGATGCCTACATTTCGAGCCAGTTCCAGCAGTTCCTTCTCCAGTTCGATGTCGCGGAAGGCGCGGCCATGCTCGTTGCCGGTGGTCGGCAGGGCGTCGTAGTATTTGGTCGAAGCCAGCTTCACCGTCTTCAGGCAGTTCTCGGCGGAGGTGCCGCCGATGACAAAGGCCATGTGGTAAGGCGGGCACGCGGCGGTGCCCAGCGACTTCATTTTCTCCACGCAGAACTCCTTCAGCCGCTTCGGGTTCAGCAGCGCCTTTGTTTCCTGGTAGAGGAAGGTCTTGTTGGCGGAGCCGCCACCCTTGCTGACGAAGAGGAATTTGTAGGACTCGCCCTTGGTCGCGTAGAGGTCGATCTGCGCGGGCAGGTTGGTCTTCGTGTTGACCTCCTCATACATGTCCAGCGGCGCGGTCTGGGAGTAGCGGAGGTTTTCCTTCGTGTAGGTCTGGTGGATGCCCTTCGAGAGAAATTCGGCGTCATCGCAGCCGGTCCAGACCTGCTGGCCTTTCTTGCCAACGATGGTGGCGGTACCGGTATCCTGGCAGGCGGGGAGGATGCCCTTCGCGGCGATTTCCGCGTTCTTCAGCAGCATCAGTGCAACCATCCGGTCGTTGTCCGTGGCCTCCGGATCATCCAGGATGGCGGCCACCTGCGCGAGGTGGGCCGGGCGGAGGGTGAAATTGACGGCCTTGATCGCCTCTGCCGCGAGGAGGGTCAGGGCCTGCGGGTCGATTTTGAGGATCGTCTTCCCGTCGAATTCCGCCGTGGAGACGAACTCCGTGGTGAGGAGTTCGTATTCCGTGGTGTCCGGACCGAGCGGGAATGGGTCCTGGTAGAAGAATGGTTTCTCGGCCATGGGTTGCTGCTGGCCCGATGTCTAGACGTGGAGCGGCACCGGGGCAAACGGGAATTGCGGCTCAGGCCTCCGTCGTGTGGCTGTCCAGCCGGCGGCGGTAGCTTTCCAGTGCCTGCGTCCAGACGGAGTGAATGCCTTCCGTGGAGCGCAGCCAGACGGAGCGGTGCATGTGGAGCATGGCGGGGGCGAGATACATCAACTCCGACATCTCGTTTTTCGAGAGGGCCGCGGGTCCTTCGCTCAGGCAGCGCTCGGCGAGGGCTTCCCCGGCCGGGGTCAGTTCGGAAAACTCCAGCAGGGAGACGTGCACGCCGTTCACGTAAGGGTCCACAATGGCTGCGACGACGCCTTGCCTGTGTTCAGCGGAGGAGTCCAGTGCCGGGTCGTAGGAGGACTTCGCGGCATCTGCAAGCAGGATGACGGACGGTGTGTCGATCTCCTCAGGGGTGGCGAGGATGTTGCTCCGCCGCAGCGCCTTGCCGTAGCGGGTGCGGCTGGTGATGACCGAAACCGGAATGGAAAGGACAAGGCCGAGCAGGATGGGGGACATCCACGCGGCGAAAGTGGGTGAAATCTTGAACGCGACAAAGCTCCACGCGATGCCCAGCACGGTGGGGAACAGATGCACCCGGAAGGCGTCCGCCCACGCGGTTCCGTCCGTTTCCCGGTTCTGGTTGCCCCAGCCGACCGCCCGGCCGAGGAAGATGCTCACCACCATCATGGTATGGGAGGCCATGATGCACGGGGCCAGCAGGATGGAGACGACGGTTTCCACGGTCAGTCCGGTGACCAGCGGGAAGAAACCACCGAACGAGCGGCGGATGCGCGGCACCAGGATGGCTCCGGTGACGGCCAGGATCTTCGGCAGGAACAGCAGCGTGAAGACGAAGATGGTGAGGATGATGCTCTGCTCCCCGCGGCCGATGTGCAGCCAGCGCTCCACGAAACTCTCGAAAGGCAGGGCGCTCAGGTCGCTGTTGGCACGCTCCCATGCCAGCCAGGTGCCGGTGAGCAGGAACAGGAACCAGACCGGGCTGCCCAGGTAGGCCATGATGCCCATGAAAAGGTGCATCCGCACGCTGAAGGGGAGGTTCCGCGCGAAGATCAGCCACATGTGCTGGAGGTTGCCCTGGCACCAGCGGCGGTCGCGGATGAGGTGGTCCACCAGCGTCGGCGGGGCTTCCTCGTAGGTTCCCTCGATGTCCCAGGCGAGCCAGACTTCCCAGCCCTGCGAAACCATCAGCGCGGCCTCCACGAAGTCGTGGCTCAGGATCTTCCCGCCGAAAGGCTCCTTGCCGGGCAGGTCGGGAAGCTCGCAGTAGTCGGAGAATGGCTTCAGGCGGATGAGCGCGTTGTGACCCCAGTAGCTGCCGCCGCCGAGCTGCCAGAAATTCAGGCCGCGGATGAACAGCGGGCCATAGAGCCGCATGGCGAACTGCTGCAGGCGGGTGAAGATGGAGTTGCCGCGGATGAGCTTCGGCGGGGTCTGGAGGATGCCGAGGCGCGGGTGCGCCTCCATCACGCGGGCCATTTTGAGGATGTCCGCGCCGTCCATCAGGCTGTCCGCGTCCAGCACGACCATGCCCTCATAGCCGCCACCCCAGGTGCGGACGAAGTCGCCGATGTTGCCGGCCTTCCGGTTCTCGTTCTTCTTCCGGCGGCGGTAGTAGATGCGGCCGAAGGCGTCCAGGTTCCGGCAGAGGTTCGTCCAGGCCGTTTCCTCCAGCACCCACAGGTCGAGGTCGCGGGTGTCGCTGAGGATGAAGAAATCGAACGACTCCAGGTGGCCGGTGGCCTCGATCGACCGGTAGATCGCCTCGATGCGCGCGCAGATCTTGTGGGAGTCCTCGTTGTAGATCGGCATGACCACCGCGAAGCGGCGGGAGAGCGGGCCGTCCATTCCATCGGCCAGCTTCGTGATGCGCACCGCCTGCCTGCGCCCCAGCAGCATGTCGATCGCGCCGAAAACGGCATGGAGCGAACCGAGGGTGAGGAGGCCGTTGAGGATGATGAAGATGCCGAGCAGGATCCCGTTCACCTTGTGGTAGCCGTCCCGGTAGAACAGGTCCGCCAGCCACAGGCTGGAGGCGGTGGTCACCACCAGCACCGTGCTGAAGAAGATGAAGCGCCGCACCGTGGTCTTGAAGCGGCCGTAGTAGCGCCGCTCAGTCTTGATGTCGGATGTGGGATCGTGGCCCTCCATGGATTCAGTAGGCGATGAGATAGATGATGCCCCCGATGGCGGCGAGGACGGTGAGGATGAACAGCTTCCGCAGGATCGGTCGGCGGTTCATCGTGTTCTGCCACTGGGCCGCGCCGGACCCCAGCGCGTTGAGTTCCAGCGGGGCGGGGATCATCGTCAGCTCCGCGAACTGCGGACCGGCGGCAAGGTAGGATTTCCGCATGGATTCGACGAATTCCGGAGGCCATGGCGGCGGGGTGAGGAAGACGCCCTGCCACTTGCCGGGCATGCCCGCCAGCAACAGCGCGAGGCGGCCCCGTGCGGCAAGGCGGCGGTTTTCCAGCGGCTCATCCAGCACGTCCTGGGTCCAGTTGGCGATTTCAGCCAATGCTTCCTCCATCGCGAGAAAACGTGGCGTCTTTCCCGGTTCGTTGGCGGCACGGGCGGACGCGCGCCAGAGGATACCGCGGACCAGTTCCGCGGCGAGCAGGCGGTTGCGGATGCGGAGCGCCTGCAGATAGGCCTCCACCGCGGCGTAGGCCTGTTCCCATTCGTCCAGCTCGTTCTCGGTGAGCGGACGGAACGGTTCTAGGGATTGATTCGATAGACCCATGTCTCGGTGAGGAACTCGGATTCGCCGCGGCGGAGGGAACAGCGCAGTTCCACCTGACCGACATCGGCGAGTTTGCCACCTTCGGCGGCGGGAGAGACCTGAAAGCCCACACGCCAGCGGTTTTCCGGCAGTTTCTGGACGGCCACGCCGGAGATTTTGATCTTTTCAGAGTTGGGACCCACACCCTGGACCAGTGCCTGGAGCGGTTTTTCATCCGGTTTCTCGAGATTCGGCCCGGCGAATTCCACGGCGATGGTGCGCTGCTCCGGCTGCCAGTCGTGCAGCCCGGTGCGGGTGGCGATCACCCGGCCACCTGCCATGGAGGGGTCTTCCGCCACGGTCCAGTGCTGCTTGTAGGAGAACTCCACGCGGTCACCGGCCTTCGGGGTTTCCTTCGGCTCCCAGAGTGCGACGACGTTGTCGGCAAGCTCGTTGGTCGTCGGGATCTCCATCAGCATCACGCGGCCGGCACCCCAGTCGGAGGTCGGTTCGATCCAAAGGGACGGGCGCATGTGGTAGTTCGCCTCCGCATCCTCATAGGCGCTGAAACGGCGGTCGCGCTGGAGCAGGCCGAAGCCCTCGCATTTGTCCATTTCGAAGAAGCTGAACTCGAGCTTGTTCGTGTCGTTGGTGATCGGCCGCCACAGACGCTCGCCGGTGCTCATCCGGATGGAGAGGCCGTCGGAGTCATGGACCTCCGGGCGGAAGTCATCGAAGCGGCGGCGGGAGTTCTCCCCGAACCAATACATCGAGGACATCGGGGCGATGCCCAGGCGCTTCACCTCCTTGCGGGCGAAAAGAACGGCGGTGACACTGATGGTGGTGTCCTCTCCCGGCTCGATCTTGAAGGAATACGCTCCCGTGTAGGAGGGACCGTCCAGCACGGCGTAGGCGGTGGCGGACTTGTCATTCGCGTCCGGCTTGCGCAGCCAGAATTCCCTGAACTGGGGGAACTCTTCTTTCACTCCCTCCGAGCCGGTATCCACGGCGATGCCGCGTGCGGAGATGCCGTAGCGCTGGTTTTTCCCCAGTGCGCGCCAGTAGCTGGCACCTTGGAAAACGGCCAGCTCGTCGAAGTATTCGTTGTTGAGGGGGGCGTGGAGGCGGAAGCCCGCGAAACCGCCGTCAGCGGGCAGGTCGCCGTGTTTTTTCACCAGCGGGCCGTAGTTGAAGAAGGCCTCCGCCAGGCGGATGCGCTGGGTGTGGGTCGCGGTGAACTCGTTCAGCCGCACCGGCTCATTATAGATGTAGCCGGGGTGGAACAGCATCGCGCGGAAAGGGAGCTTGTCGCCCGCCCACAGCGCCTGGTCCGGGTTGAAGCGGATGTCCCGGTACTGGTCGTAGGTCAGGTTCTTCATCCAGTCGGGCAGTCCGGCCTTGTCCGGCGCCACGTAGGGCTTGTTCGCGAGATCTTTCGCCCGGCTCTCGATGGAGGGGAAGGTCACATCCTCGCGTTCCCAGGTCTGGGAAAAAGCGGATTGGGTGAGGACGGTGAGGGTGGATAACAGAACGAGAGTCCGTGGCACGGCGTTGTTCATAGGGAGAAACTGTTTGGAAAGTCAACGAGGCCGATGGTGCTGGGCATTGAATTTTGCAGAAAACTTCAGGTCCGCCCGGCGACGGCGTGGAAGGTCAGGATGCCGTCGGATTCGTCGATCTCCGTCCCGGTGGCGGGACGGGAGGGGTCGAAGTCCACGAAGGTTTCCGTGACTTCGAAACCGGAGGCGGAGAGGAGTTCGTGCAGTTGTCCGGGAGTGAACCATCGCAGGATCTGGCGGGATTCGTGGAAGTCGGCCGGGGAGTCGGCGAAGTAGTAGCGGTGCCGCCGGTCCAATATTTGTTTTTCCGGGTCGATCCGGTGCAGGGTGTCCAGTTTCGCGGTCCGGCCATCGGCGAGGGCGGCCTCATGGTCCGGATGCCAGACATTCTCCTCCATTTCTCCCTCCAACTCCGCGAAGGGGATGAAAATGGTCAGGTAAAGCCCGCCGCCGTCCTCCAGCAGGGTGCGCCAGTGGCGGAGGGTGGCAGCGGGATCCTCCGCGAGCTGGAAGGTGAAGGCGGGAACCAGCAATGAGCGGTAGGTTTTTTCCGGTTTCCAGTCCGTCATGTCCCCCCGGTGGACCACCACCTGTTCGCCCGCCAGTTCCGCTGTTTCGTGGCACAGGCGGATCATGTCATCGGAAAGCTCCAGTCCCTCAACCTCCGGGTGGTCCGCCAGCAGCGGCAGCAGCAACCTGCCGGAGCCTGAGCCCATCTCCAGCGCCCGCCCGGGGTGGGAGGCGAGGAACCGCTCCATCAGGGAAACCTCCGTCGCATCATCATCCTCCGCCCAGAAGGCGTCATGGAACTCGGCTTCCAGGGAGACGTAAGGTTGCGGCATCCGTGCGATGTATCAGGAACCGCTTCCGCCGCAAGGGGTAAGGAGGGAGGACACTCCTGTCCTCCGGCGGCATTGGCGAACTACAGAAGATCTACCGCAAAGACGCAAAGGTAGCAAAGAGGCGCGGAGGGTTATTTACTCCTCAAAGCCCCCTGGTGGAGAGGGTTACCTCTTCAACTCTTCCGCCGTCCAGAAGGTGGTCCTTCCCGCGTGTTTGGCGCGGACCTCCTTCACCTGCCCACTGGTCACGGCGGGCGCCTGGTTGCCGAACTGTCCGCGGATGTAGGTGAGGATGTCCGCGGTCTGCTGGTCATCCAGTCCCATCGGCGGCATCGGGATGGGGGTGGTGGTTCCGAACTCCTTCCCATTCACGTTGATGGGGCCGGTGAGGCCGTGCAGGAGAATGCGGATTGGAATGGAGACATCCTCCGTGCCGACCCACTCGTTCGGGGTGAGCGGGGGATAGACTCCGGGCAGTCCCTTGCCGTCAGGCTGGTGGCAGTTCAGGCAGAGGGATTCGTAGATCTGCTTTCCGGGATGCGCGGCTTCCTTCCGGTCACCGGAGAGCTGGCGGAGATAGGCGGTCTGCCCGTCGGGCAGCTTCAGGGTTCCGGCGGCCAAGGCAGGCTCCCACAGCGGGCGGAGCTTTTTCGCCGCTTGCTTCACCGCGTAGTCGATGTGGCGGTCGCGGGGATGATCCAGCGCTTTGAGCGGGCCTTTCACCAACTGCGGATCATTCGCCGCCGCTGCGCAGGCGACGATGGCTTCCAAGCGGATCCGCGCGTCATCATGGGAACAGAGTCGGATGAGGGAGGGCACCGCATCCTTGTGCTTGGTGGTCCAGTCGCCGAGCAGGCGCGCGCCATAAGCGGTGACGAGCGGGTTTTCCGAATCAAGTAGCTGGCGGAGGATGCCGGCGTCATATTGGTCATGGGCTTGGTAAAGCGAGGCTGCTTCCAGCAGGAGGTGGTCCGCCTGCGGGTCCTGGCGGGTGGTCTTGATGAACTTCGCGGCGGCGGGCAGCACTTCGGCGGCGGGCTTTTCCCCCAGCAGGCGGCGCACCTGATAGCGGGTCCAGCGTTCCGGTGAGCGGAACTGTTCCAGCAGTTCCGGGATGGACATCCCGGAAAGGTCCGGCTGCTTCACCGGGGGGAGGGCCTTTGCTGAGATGCGCCAGATCCGCCCATGCACGCGGTCGCGCCGCGGGTCCGCGTAGCTGGCCTGGTAGTGGCCGATCACCGGGTTCAGCCAATCCGCCAGATAGATCCCGCCATCCGGGCCGATGCCGACATCCACCGGGCGGAAGGAATCGTCCGCGGATTTCAGCAGGCGTGGCAGTTGCTTGCTGGTGAAGCCGGACGCATCCTCCGTCAGCCGGTGGAGTTCCACCACGGAGCCAAAGTAGCCGCCGATGAGGGCGGTGCCCTGGAGATCCTGCGGCAGCGCCTTGGTCCCGATGATGTCCAGCGCGGTGGTCTTCGGGCTGCTCTCGAAAAGGCTGGCCACGGAATGGTAGTCATCCGGGTCCGGGATATCGATCAGGCCGGGCAGGGAGAAGTAGCCGTGGGGACGGTCGCCGGATTTGTGGAACGGGCGGAACCAGTCGTCGAAAACTACGCCCCAGCAGTTGTGTCCGGCCGCACCGCCATTGAAATACGGCGTGAGCTTCAGCGTGCGCGGGCTGAATTTCCACACGCCCGCCTTGTCCAGCCGGGCGATGCCATGCGGTGTCTCCACCCGGGAGAAGGCATGCAGTCCCTGTGTGAACCACAGGCAGCCGTCCGGACCACGGCTGATGGAATTGACGAGCTGGTGGGTGTCCCCGATGCCGAAGCCGCTCAGAAGAACTTTGGTTTCATCCGCCTTCCCATCGCCGTCGGTATCCCGGAGGTGGAGGATCTGGTCGAAATCGCAGACATAAAGCCCTCCGTCGCCGGGTTCCACTCCCTGGACCATGGTCAGGCCTTCGGCGAAACGGTGGGACTTGTCCGCCCTGCCATCACCATCTGTATCCTCCAGCATGAGGATGTAGTCGGTGGGACGCTGGCCGGGGAGGGTGTGGGGATAGGTGGGGGAGCAGGCGACATACAGGCGGCCCTTCTCATCCCAGGAAAACTGGACCGGCTTTGAGACGCCCAGCTTCTCATCCGCGAAGAGGTTGATCTGGTAACCATCGGCGAGCGTGAACTTCGCCATCTGTTCCTCCGGTGTGAGGGGTGGCACCGTCTCCACGGCAGGAGGTGCAGGGATGGGGGACGGGGCGGGGAGAGGAGCACCGCTGGCGGTGGCATGGATCTCCGCATCGCGCGCGGCGATGAGCGGCTTGAGCGACTCAAAGGCGGTGCGGAGCGACGGCGCGTCCGTCGAGGATTTGCCGAACGGCCACTGCACACGGTCGCCATAGACGAAGGACCAGTTCGCCGGACGCCAGCAGTCGAACCACAGGCGGTTCTTTTCCACGATGAGCGCGTTCAACTGCGGGTTCACCAGATGGTCGAGGGCGCCGAGCTGGCCGCTTACGGTGTGGGCCACGGTTTCCAGCCCCTTGTCCGTGAGATGGACGCCATTTTCGGTGAGTCGGCCCTGGCCGGTGGAGAGAGGGGTGAAAAGGTCCACGAAGATCGCACCACGTTGTTCAGCAATGCCGCGGATGGCATCCGTGTAGGCCTTCAGGTCCTTGTTCCGTTGGGAAAGATCCGGTGCCAGAGGAAGGAGCGGCTTTTCAAATGGTGTGGGGGAAAGCAGGACGAGGCGCGGCGTGACGGGGGCGAACTGGTCCAGCAGGCGGTGGTAGGCGGCGGTGAACTGTGGGAGCTTCTCCACTCCATCCAGCGCTTCCATCTGGCCGAACTGGAGGATGGCGGCGGTCGCGCCCGCCGCGCGGAGCTGGCTTTCCCAGGAACCGAAGTTCAGGTCCCGCCACTGTTCATAGACCGTATCCGCTTCCCATGCCATGGAGCGGAAGACGGGCTTCTTCGCGGCATGGACCGTGGTGAGCGCGGCTTCCAGCGTGCCCGATTTCTGCTCCCGGGCGAGGTTGGTCTGGCCGGCGAAGATGATGACCTCATTCTCCGCCGGCTCGAACTTTCCCGGCGTCCATGGCGAGGGCTTTCCCCCGGCCAACGCCGGATCCCCGAAGCGTTCCATGATCCGCCCCTGATCAGGAGGGAGATCATCCGGAAGGGCGTCCAGCATCAGGTTCCGGAAGGAGATGACCGCCTTGCAGTCGCCATGGATCTGCAGGCCGATCTTTCCGCTAAGGGGGATCTGCGGA
The sequence above is drawn from the Akkermansiaceae bacterium genome and encodes:
- a CDS encoding DUF1080 domain-containing protein gives rise to the protein MPRSFLFLLALPAALHAAPAAIFDGKTLEGWEGTAGVWRVEDGAITGGSMEGNPKNEFLVTKKDYRNFVLSFEYKLTGTEGFINGGVQFHSQRIDNPPNEMIGYQADIGGPKYTGSLYDESRRKKNLATADEKLVATLEKPGEWNRYEIRAEGDRIRLFVNGTETISYTEKDPQIPLSGKIGLQIHGDCKAVISFRNLMLDALPDDLPPDQGRIMERFGDPALAGGKPSPWTPGKFEPAENEVIIFAGQTNLAREQKSGTLEAALTTVHAAKKPVFRSMAWEADTVYEQWRDLNFGSWESQLRAAGATAAILQFGQMEALDGVEKLPQFTAAYHRLLDQFAPVTPRLVLLSPTPFEKPLLPLAPDLSQRNKDLKAYTDAIRGIAEQRGAIFVDLFTPLSTGQGRLTENGVHLTDKGLETVAHTVSGQLGALDHLVNPQLNALIVEKNRLWFDCWRPANWSFVYGDRVQWPFGKSSTDAPSLRTAFESLKPLIAARDAEIHATASGAPLPAPSPIPAPPAVETVPPLTPEEQMAKFTLADGYQINLFADEKLGVSKPVQFSWDEKGRLYVACSPTYPHTLPGQRPTDYILMLEDTDGDGRADKSHRFAEGLTMVQGVEPGDGGLYVCDFDQILHLRDTDGDGKADETKVLLSGFGIGDTHQLVNSISRGPDGCLWFTQGLHAFSRVETPHGIARLDKAGVWKFSPRTLKLTPYFNGGAAGHNCWGVVFDDWFRPFHKSGDRPHGYFSLPGLIDIPDPDDYHSVASLFESSPKTTALDIIGTKALPQDLQGTALIGGYFGSVVELHRLTEDASGFTSKQLPRLLKSADDSFRPVDVGIGPDGGIYLADWLNPVIGHYQASYADPRRDRVHGRIWRISAKALPPVKQPDLSGMSIPELLEQFRSPERWTRYQVRRLLGEKPAAEVLPAAAKFIKTTRQDPQADHLLLEAASLYQAHDQYDAGILRQLLDSENPLVTAYGARLLGDWTTKHKDAVPSLIRLCSHDDARIRLEAIVACAAAANDPQLVKGPLKALDHPRDRHIDYAVKQAAKKLRPLWEPALAAGTLKLPDGQTAYLRQLSGDRKEAAHPGKQIYESLCLNCHQPDGKGLPGVYPPLTPNEWVGTEDVSIPIRILLHGLTGPINVNGKEFGTTTPIPMPPMGLDDQQTADILTYIRGQFGNQAPAVTSGQVKEVRAKHAGRTTFWTAEELKR
- the mdoH gene encoding glucans biosynthesis glucosyltransferase MdoH; translation: MEGHDPTSDIKTERRYYGRFKTTVRRFIFFSTVLVVTTASSLWLADLFYRDGYHKVNGILLGIFIILNGLLTLGSLHAVFGAIDMLLGRRQAVRITKLADGMDGPLSRRFAVVMPIYNEDSHKICARIEAIYRSIEATGHLESFDFFILSDTRDLDLWVLEETAWTNLCRNLDAFGRIYYRRRKKNENRKAGNIGDFVRTWGGGYEGMVVLDADSLMDGADILKMARVMEAHPRLGILQTPPKLIRGNSIFTRLQQFAMRLYGPLFIRGLNFWQLGGGSYWGHNALIRLKPFSDYCELPDLPGKEPFGGKILSHDFVEAALMVSQGWEVWLAWDIEGTYEEAPPTLVDHLIRDRRWCQGNLQHMWLIFARNLPFSVRMHLFMGIMAYLGSPVWFLFLLTGTWLAWERANSDLSALPFESFVERWLHIGRGEQSIILTIFVFTLLFLPKILAVTGAILVPRIRRSFGGFFPLVTGLTVETVVSILLAPCIMASHTMMVVSIFLGRAVGWGNQNRETDGTAWADAFRVHLFPTVLGIAWSFVAFKISPTFAAWMSPILLGLVLSIPVSVITSRTRYGKALRRSNILATPEEIDTPSVILLADAAKSSYDPALDSSAEHRQGVVAAIVDPYVNGVHVSLLEFSELTPAGEALAERCLSEGPAALSKNEMSELMYLAPAMLHMHRSVWLRSTEGIHSVWTQALESYRRRLDSHTTEA
- a CDS encoding class I SAM-dependent methyltransferase; the encoded protein is MPQPYVSLEAEFHDAFWAEDDDATEVSLMERFLASHPGRALEMGSGSGRLLLPLLADHPEVEGLELSDDMIRLCHETAELAGEQVVVHRGDMTDWKPEKTYRSLLVPAFTFQLAEDPAATLRHWRTLLEDGGGLYLTIFIPFAELEGEMEENVWHPDHEAALADGRTAKLDTLHRIDPEKQILDRRHRYYFADSPADFHESRQILRWFTPGQLHELLSASGFEVTETFVDFDPSRPATGTEIDESDGILTFHAVAGRT
- a CDS encoding fumarate hydratase; translation: MAEKPFFYQDPFPLGPDTTEYELLTTEFVSTAEFDGKTILKIDPQALTLLAAEAIKAVNFTLRPAHLAQVAAILDDPEATDNDRMVALMLLKNAEIAAKGILPACQDTGTATIVGKKGQQVWTGCDDAEFLSKGIHQTYTKENLRYSQTAPLDMYEEVNTKTNLPAQIDLYATKGESYKFLFVSKGGGSANKTFLYQETKALLNPKRLKEFCVEKMKSLGTAACPPYHMAFVIGGTSAENCLKTVKLASTKYYDALPTTGNEHGRAFRDIELEKELLELARNVGIGAQFGGKYLALDVRVVRLPRHGASCPVGLGVSCSADRQAKAKITKDGIFLEKLEKNPGRFIPEKYRDWKFKGVTIDLDEGMEKTLETLSKYPVTTALSLNGTIIVARDIAHAKLKEILETDGELPDYFKKYPVYYAGPAKTPAGMASGSFGPTTAGRMDSYVDLFQEHGGSMVMLAKGNRSKQVTDACKKHGGFYLGSAGGPAALLAQDHIKSQEVVAFPELGMEAVWKITVENFPAFILVDNKGNDFFQQINNCPVC
- a CDS encoding L,D-transpeptidase, with translation MQKPGTGLAAYQNYDRPAKLPGNPDNVTVKISIRRQRAYVMEGQEMLLAMPVSVGTPSTPTPRGHFRITDKQEKRRTKNGSPTPYWCGFAPKLGFHTGWLKHYPCTDGSIRMHENLAPKFFRLVKRGTPVEISYAQTEDLTHWRMPLPPDSGPLPDYPASFYKGDGYFNRHKEPVFQ
- a CDS encoding glucan biosynthesis protein, with protein sequence MPRTLVLLSTLTVLTQSAFSQTWEREDVTFPSIESRAKDLANKPYVAPDKAGLPDWMKNLTYDQYRDIRFNPDQALWAGDKLPFRAMLFHPGYIYNEPVRLNEFTATHTQRIRLAEAFFNYGPLVKKHGDLPADGGFAGFRLHAPLNNEYFDELAVFQGASYWRALGKNQRYGISARGIAVDTGSEGVKEEFPQFREFWLRKPDANDKSATAYAVLDGPSYTGAYSFKIEPGEDTTISVTAVLFARKEVKRLGIAPMSSMYWFGENSRRRFDDFRPEVHDSDGLSIRMSTGERLWRPITNDTNKLEFSFFEMDKCEGFGLLQRDRRFSAYEDAEANYHMRPSLWIEPTSDWGAGRVMLMEIPTTNELADNVVALWEPKETPKAGDRVEFSYKQHWTVAEDPSMAGGRVIATRTGLHDWQPEQRTIAVEFAGPNLEKPDEKPLQALVQGVGPNSEKIKISGVAVQKLPENRWRVGFQVSPAAEGGKLADVGQVELRCSLRRGESEFLTETWVYRINP